Proteins encoded by one window of Cervus canadensis isolate Bull #8, Minnesota chromosome 18, ASM1932006v1, whole genome shotgun sequence:
- the ZNF575 gene encoding zinc finger protein 575: protein MLEREAESAAGGAEPSPADKEPVTKGEAPDQGPPQKPSQSVPGPAASTGAPSRPRRRPPPQRPHRCPDCDKAFSYPSKLATHRLAHGGARPHPCPDCPKAFSYPSKLAAHRLTHSGARPHPCPHCPKAFGHRSKLAAHLWTHAPARPYPCPDCPKSFCYPSKLAAHRHTHHATDARPYPCPHCPKAFSFPSKLAAHRLCHDPPTAPGSQATARHRCSSCGQAFGQRRLLLVHQRSHHQAESPGERE from the exons ATGCTGGAGCGAGAGGCGGAGTCTGCGGCCGGGGGCGCCGAGCCTAGCCCCGCTGACAAGGAGCCTGTGACCAAAGGAGAAG CTCCCGACCAGGGCCCGCCGCAGAAGCCCAGCCAGTCTGTTCCAGGGCCCGCTGCCTCCACGGGGGCGCCTTCCCGACCCCGCCGGAGACCCCCGCCCCAGCGCCCGCACCGCTGCCCCGACTGTGACAAGGCCTTCTCGTACCCGTCCAAGCTGGCCACGCACCGGTTGGCACACGGCGGCGCCCGCCCCCACCCGTGCCCCGACTGCCCCAAAGCTTTCTCCTACCCCTCCAAGCTGGCCGCCCACCGCCTCACGCACAGTGGCGCCCGCCCGCACCCGTGCCCGCACTGCCCAAAGGCCTTTGGCCACCGCTCCAAGCTGGCAGCCCACCTCTGGACCCACGCTCCCGCCCGCCCCTACCCGTGCCCCGACTGCCCCAAGTCCTTCTGCTACCCCTCCAAGCTGGCGGCCCACCGCCACACGCACCATGCTACCGACGCCCGCCCCTATCCTTGCCCTCACTGCCCCAAGGCTTTTTCATTCCCCTCCAAACTGGCGGCCCATCGCCTGTGCCATGACCCCCCGACTGCGCCGGGCAGCCAGGCCACCGCGCGGCACCGCTGCTCCAGCTGTGGCCAGGCGTTTGGCCAGAGACGCCTCCTACTCGTTCACCAGCGCAGCCATCACCAGGCTGAGAGCCCCGGGGAGCGGGAGTGA